In the genome of Rhodoplanes sp. Z2-YC6860, one region contains:
- a CDS encoding chromate resistance protein ChrB domain-containing protein: MDDQIHSVTPHATTPDDLYGRLGTQNAPLLIDVRRAKAFDEDMTRIVGAMRRAPDAIEEWAPALPSAKAIVTYCVHGHEVSQGAAAALRAKGFDANYLAGGIAAWREQKRPTRLKRGPEESIWVTREHPKIDRIACPWLVSRFVDPEARFVYVPASEVAATAEKLGGTPYDIPDATFGHVGDQCSFDAIIRLYDIHDDALDTLATIVRGADTSMPKLAPQCEGLLAVSYGLSANFPDDHAMLRHGLVIYDALYTWCRMQLKARS; the protein is encoded by the coding sequence ATGGACGATCAGATCCACTCCGTCACTCCCCACGCCACCACTCCCGATGATCTGTACGGCCGGCTCGGCACGCAGAACGCGCCGCTGCTGATCGATGTCCGGCGGGCCAAGGCCTTTGACGAGGATATGACGCGCATCGTCGGCGCCATGCGGCGTGCGCCCGATGCGATTGAAGAGTGGGCCCCGGCGCTTCCGTCCGCCAAGGCGATCGTGACCTACTGCGTCCATGGCCATGAGGTCAGCCAGGGCGCCGCCGCGGCGCTGCGCGCCAAAGGTTTCGATGCAAACTATCTCGCAGGCGGGATCGCGGCGTGGCGTGAGCAGAAGCGGCCGACCCGGCTCAAGCGTGGACCCGAAGAATCGATCTGGGTCACGCGGGAGCATCCGAAGATCGACCGCATCGCCTGTCCCTGGCTGGTGAGCCGCTTCGTCGATCCAGAAGCCAGATTCGTCTACGTGCCGGCGTCTGAAGTGGCCGCGACCGCGGAGAAGCTCGGCGGCACGCCTTACGACATCCCGGACGCGACGTTCGGCCATGTCGGCGATCAATGCTCCTTCGACGCCATCATCCGCCTCTATGACATCCACGACGACGCGCTCGATACGCTCGCAACCATTGTGCGGGGCGCGGACACGTCGATGCCGAAGCTTGCTCCGCAATGCGAAGGGCTGCTCGCTGTTTCGTATGGCCTCTCGGCGAATTTTCCCGACGACCACGCCATGCTGCGTCATGGCCTCGTGATCTACGACGCGCTCTACACGTGGTGCCGGATGCAACTGAAGGCGCGCTCATGA
- a CDS encoding Cj0069 family protein — MNTNHNATLRVGVLSRGDADMRATTTPQNSRLKDAFAALAEAGIDAEPVVYEDDVRDAVRAQLLTLDGVLAWVNPIHEGRNRARLDALLREVAARGVWVSAHPDVILKMGTKEVLCRTSTMSWGCDTALYRTAEAMRLELPVRLAAGPRVIKRNRGNGGQGVWKVEMLAGRMVRVLDATKDTPEELTLDEFLARCADYFEDGCVIDQQFQSRLSEGMVRCYMAGDRCAGFGHQKVKALVEGPAERAAAGPRLYTSETDHRFQRLRRLMEEQWTPELISLLDIPRHELPAIWDADFMLGPRDTAGDDTYVLCEINVSSVFPFPDTAPRAIAQRTLACLSSSLRKHM; from the coding sequence ATGAACACAAACCACAATGCAACTTTGCGAGTGGGCGTCCTGTCGCGCGGCGACGCGGACATGCGCGCGACGACGACGCCACAGAACAGCCGCCTCAAAGATGCGTTCGCGGCCTTGGCCGAGGCCGGCATCGACGCCGAACCGGTGGTCTATGAGGACGATGTTCGGGACGCCGTGCGCGCGCAACTCCTGACGCTCGACGGCGTACTGGCCTGGGTCAATCCGATTCATGAGGGGCGAAACCGCGCCAGACTCGACGCGCTGCTGCGCGAGGTTGCCGCGCGCGGTGTCTGGGTGAGTGCCCATCCCGATGTCATTCTGAAAATGGGCACCAAGGAGGTGCTCTGCCGCACCAGCACGATGAGCTGGGGCTGCGATACGGCCCTCTACCGAACGGCCGAGGCGATGCGCCTCGAATTGCCGGTGCGGCTCGCCGCCGGTCCGCGCGTGATCAAACGCAATCGTGGCAACGGCGGCCAGGGCGTCTGGAAGGTCGAGATGCTGGCGGGTCGAATGGTCCGTGTCCTGGATGCCACCAAAGACACGCCGGAGGAGTTGACGCTGGACGAGTTTCTCGCACGGTGTGCCGACTATTTCGAAGACGGTTGTGTGATCGATCAGCAATTCCAGTCGCGTTTGAGCGAAGGCATGGTGCGTTGCTACATGGCCGGCGACCGCTGCGCCGGCTTCGGTCACCAGAAAGTCAAAGCCCTGGTCGAGGGACCGGCCGAACGCGCCGCAGCCGGACCGCGACTCTACACCTCCGAAACCGACCACCGTTTCCAACGCCTGCGCCGGTTGATGGAAGAGCAGTGGACGCCGGAGCTGATCTCTTTGCTGGATATCCCGCGGCACGAGCTGCCGGCGATCTGGGACGCGGATTTCATGCTCGGGCCGCGCGACACCGCCGGAGACGACACCTATGTCCTCTGCGAGATCAATGTGAGCTCGGTCTTTCCGTTTCCGGATACCGCGCCGCGCGCGATCGCGCAGCGGACGTTGGCATGCCTGTCTTCGTCGCTTCGCAAACACATGTAA
- a CDS encoding MATE family efflux transporter yields MTLQAQSIASPEAAKPGPQSPAARTKFLLEGPVFATLLRLAAPNVLNFLAFVGVITFDGFFLGRIGTDALAGASLAFPWIMLVLQTTNSGMGAGVSSAVARALGANKRERADDLVFHAFLLALALGAIFSTIMLVAAPFIFGWMGGRGMMLTDALSYANVALGGAVCITVLNLLGNAVRGTGNMSLHAGVLVGCVVAHIAMSPALIFGWGPIPALGPAGAGWGLVIPFAVGSLIMLAYLRSSRSIVRLSFRGRVPRWEMFADILKVGVPGLINTAITNLSVVLLTGIAGQFGPEAAIGYAMGARLEYIMQPIAFGFGTAIVAMVGTNWGARQYDRARRIAWTGTATIAVVCGTLGLIVALQPSLWLGLFSDNAEVERIGALYLRVVGPVYVCFGLGFGLFFVSQGLGRGAAAMSANAVRLIVSAGAGLAVVHWLGLGIPGFFSAVAAGFALYAILLVWTVFRVEPPDRSGASAS; encoded by the coding sequence ATGACTCTGCAAGCTCAGTCCATTGCCTCGCCTGAGGCAGCGAAGCCTGGCCCGCAATCTCCCGCGGCGCGCACCAAGTTCCTGCTCGAAGGGCCGGTCTTCGCAACACTGCTGCGCCTCGCGGCGCCCAACGTGCTGAATTTCCTCGCTTTCGTTGGCGTGATCACGTTCGACGGCTTTTTCCTTGGCCGGATCGGGACGGACGCGCTTGCGGGCGCATCGCTCGCGTTTCCCTGGATCATGCTCGTTCTGCAAACCACCAACAGCGGCATGGGCGCAGGCGTGTCGTCGGCCGTGGCGCGGGCACTCGGCGCCAACAAACGCGAACGCGCCGACGATCTGGTTTTTCACGCATTTCTGCTCGCGCTTGCGCTGGGCGCGATTTTCTCGACGATAATGTTGGTTGCAGCGCCGTTCATTTTCGGGTGGATGGGCGGACGCGGCATGATGCTCACGGACGCGCTCTCGTATGCCAATGTCGCGCTCGGCGGAGCCGTCTGCATCACCGTACTCAACCTTCTCGGTAACGCCGTGCGCGGCACCGGGAATATGAGCCTCCACGCCGGTGTTCTGGTCGGCTGCGTGGTGGCGCACATTGCGATGTCGCCTGCGCTGATCTTCGGGTGGGGTCCGATTCCTGCGCTTGGCCCAGCCGGCGCCGGTTGGGGACTGGTCATTCCCTTCGCGGTGGGCAGCCTCATCATGCTGGCTTATCTGCGCTCGTCCCGCTCGATCGTGCGGCTGAGCTTCCGCGGCCGCGTGCCGCGATGGGAAATGTTCGCCGACATCCTCAAGGTCGGCGTGCCTGGTCTGATCAACACGGCCATTACGAATTTGTCCGTTGTGCTGTTGACGGGCATCGCCGGTCAGTTTGGACCGGAGGCTGCGATTGGCTATGCCATGGGGGCGCGGCTTGAATACATCATGCAGCCCATTGCGTTCGGCTTCGGGACCGCCATCGTCGCCATGGTCGGGACGAACTGGGGCGCTCGCCAATATGACCGCGCGCGCCGCATCGCATGGACGGGGACGGCGACGATTGCGGTGGTGTGCGGCACGCTCGGGCTCATCGTCGCGCTGCAACCGAGCTTGTGGTTAGGGCTGTTCAGCGACAATGCCGAAGTCGAACGGATCGGCGCGCTCTATCTGCGTGTTGTCGGGCCAGTCTATGTCTGTTTCGGTCTCGGGTTTGGCCTCTTCTTTGTCAGCCAGGGTCTCGGTCGGGGTGCTGCGGCCATGAGCGCCAATGCGGTGCGCTTGATCGTGAGTGCGGGCGCGGGACTCGCTGTCGTGCATTGGCTGGGCCTCGGCATTCCGGGATTCTTCTCGGCCGTGGCCGCAGGCTTTGCGCTCTACGCCATTCTGCTCGTTTGGACAGTTTTCCGTGTTGAGCCGCCGGACCGCTCCGGCGCCTCCGCTTCTTGA
- a CDS encoding maleate cis-trans isomerase family protein, with translation MSLEYASRGLVGMLTPQANTTVEPEFNILWPRGVAMINARLMSDKPSISARLVDYFDNYGASLKQFANAPVGAVAAACTGASYLAGREREAAVVRDIAERHKHPFITAALAVVDALTVLKAKRLGLVSPYPDDLNKASVAYWQSHGFDVGGVALVFNESSTFHPIYSLGGSNASEALQTLKDKPLDAIIMLGTGMPTLRPIADAIGWGGPPVMSCNLCLAWRAVEAVDGKAPSRAALEPWLAGEGWVARLNERQ, from the coding sequence ATGTCGCTCGAATACGCCTCACGCGGCCTGGTCGGCATGCTGACGCCGCAGGCCAACACCACGGTCGAGCCGGAGTTCAACATCCTCTGGCCGCGCGGCGTTGCGATGATCAACGCGCGGCTGATGAGCGACAAGCCTTCGATCTCGGCGCGGCTGGTGGATTATTTCGACAACTACGGCGCCTCGCTGAAGCAGTTCGCCAACGCGCCGGTCGGCGCGGTGGCGGCGGCGTGCACCGGCGCGTCGTATCTCGCCGGCCGCGAGCGCGAGGCCGCGGTGGTGCGCGATATCGCGGAGCGCCACAAGCATCCGTTCATCACGGCGGCGCTGGCGGTGGTCGATGCACTGACAGTGTTGAAAGCGAAGCGGCTGGGGCTGGTGTCGCCTTATCCTGACGATCTCAACAAGGCGAGCGTCGCCTATTGGCAGAGCCATGGCTTCGACGTCGGCGGCGTGGCGCTGGTATTCAACGAGAGCAGCACGTTCCATCCGATCTACAGCCTCGGCGGCTCGAATGCCTCGGAGGCGCTGCAGACCCTCAAGGACAAGCCGCTCGATGCGATCATCATGCTCGGCACCGGGATGCCGACCTTGCGGCCGATTGCTGATGCGATCGGCTGGGGCGGGCCGCCGGTGATGTCCTGCAACTTGTGCCTTGCGTGGCGTGCGGTCGAAGCGGTCGACGGGAAGGCGCCGAGCCGCGCGGCGCTCGAGCCGTGGCTCGCGGGCGAGGGCTGGGTCGCGCGTCTCAACGAGCGGCAGTGA
- a CDS encoding Bug family tripartite tricarboxylate transporter substrate binding protein encodes MNWKSSRSVLMFAVVALGAVLGGVARADDYPSRPITILVPFPPGGSTDIVVRLVANKVSESLKQPIIIENRPGAAGNVAAMAIKNAAPDGYLLMTGHTGTHAINPTLYSDLKFDPVKDFQPITALIAFNNILVVPTASPAKSVAELVAYAKSKPEGLSYGSQGIGTGGHLLGVLLAKHAQIKLLHVPYRGIAPAVTDTVAGRVDMLFAAYLSTGPQVEAGHLRMLAIAGTKRHPRIPDVPTMPEAGYPDVQMQQWFGLFAPAGTPAPIVQKLNAEFVKALQSKDVQDTLLPQAALVTPSTPEELGAMVKRDMVRLGQVVKESGAKAPD; translated from the coding sequence ATGAACTGGAAGTCTTCGCGGTCCGTTCTTATGTTCGCGGTCGTGGCGCTTGGCGCCGTGTTGGGCGGGGTCGCGCGCGCCGACGATTATCCGTCGCGGCCGATCACGATCCTGGTGCCGTTCCCGCCGGGAGGCAGCACCGACATCGTGGTGCGGCTCGTGGCCAACAAGGTGTCGGAAAGCCTGAAGCAGCCGATCATCATCGAGAATCGTCCCGGCGCGGCCGGCAACGTCGCCGCGATGGCGATCAAGAACGCGGCGCCTGACGGCTACCTGCTGATGACCGGTCACACCGGCACGCACGCCATCAATCCGACGCTCTACAGCGATCTGAAGTTCGATCCGGTCAAGGATTTCCAGCCGATCACAGCGCTGATCGCCTTCAACAATATCCTCGTTGTTCCGACCGCGAGCCCGGCGAAGTCGGTCGCCGAGCTTGTCGCCTATGCCAAGAGCAAGCCCGAAGGGCTGAGCTACGGCTCGCAGGGCATCGGCACCGGCGGACATCTGCTCGGCGTGCTGCTGGCCAAGCACGCCCAGATCAAACTGCTGCACGTGCCCTATCGCGGCATCGCGCCGGCCGTGACCGATACGGTTGCGGGACGGGTCGACATGCTGTTCGCGGCTTATCTCTCGACCGGCCCGCAGGTCGAAGCCGGCCATCTCCGCATGCTAGCCATCGCGGGCACGAAACGCCATCCGCGCATCCCCGACGTGCCGACCATGCCGGAGGCCGGTTATCCTGACGTGCAGATGCAGCAATGGTTCGGGCTGTTCGCGCCGGCCGGCACGCCCGCGCCGATCGTGCAGAAGCTCAACGCCGAATTCGTCAAGGCGCTGCAGAGCAAAGACGTGCAGGACACGCTGCTGCCGCAGGCCGCTCTCGTGACGCCCAGCACGCCCGAGGAACTTGGCGCGATGGTCAAGCGTGACATGGTGCGGCTCGGTCAGGTGGTGAAGGAGTCAGGCGCGAAGGCGCCGGATTGA
- a CDS encoding FAD-dependent oxidoreductase — translation MNKKTKVLIAGAGPVGLTAALLLGSKGIPVVVLEAQDAISEELRASTFHPPTLDMMAPYGVTARMMEAGLLCPTWQIRLHPSGDRAVFDLSVLKDESDHPYRLQCEQSKYCHFVLDAVRKLPSVEIRFNTAVAALDQSSDAVTVTASSPDGEQRFSADYVVGADGARSAVRRAIDVDLSGDIYPETTILATTLYPFHEKLEGLSNVSYCWKPDGTFSLLRLPGVWRVSLYARDGQTPEQALEDDAQQSLLHDIIPDAGRIEVLETRPYRIHKRLASTYRKGRVLLAGDAAHLNSPSGGMGMNGGIHDAFSLTEKLIAVLQDGADDSLLDRYERQRRPIAEEEIIQQAHRNRTRMQERDPARRRAMLEDMQRMIDDPVKLKAYLMKSSMIDGLRRAAATV, via the coding sequence ATGAACAAGAAAACCAAGGTTCTGATTGCCGGCGCAGGCCCCGTCGGCCTCACCGCGGCGTTGCTGCTCGGCAGCAAGGGCATTCCGGTGGTGGTGCTGGAGGCGCAGGACGCGATCTCCGAGGAGCTTCGCGCCTCGACGTTCCATCCGCCGACGCTCGACATGATGGCGCCGTACGGCGTCACGGCGCGGATGATGGAGGCAGGTCTGCTGTGTCCGACCTGGCAGATCAGGCTGCATCCGTCCGGTGACCGCGCGGTGTTCGATCTGTCGGTGCTGAAAGACGAGAGCGATCATCCCTACCGGCTGCAGTGCGAGCAGTCGAAGTATTGTCACTTCGTGCTCGATGCGGTGCGCAAGCTTCCGAGCGTTGAAATCCGCTTCAATACAGCCGTCGCCGCGCTCGACCAATCGTCCGATGCGGTCACGGTGACGGCATCGTCGCCCGATGGCGAGCAGCGGTTCAGCGCAGACTACGTCGTCGGCGCCGACGGTGCGCGCAGCGCGGTGCGCCGCGCCATCGACGTCGATCTGTCCGGCGATATCTATCCCGAGACCACCATCCTCGCGACCACGCTTTATCCGTTCCACGAGAAGCTCGAAGGGCTGTCCAACGTTTCGTACTGCTGGAAGCCCGACGGCACCTTCAGCCTGCTGCGGCTGCCGGGCGTCTGGCGCGTCAGCCTCTATGCCCGCGATGGCCAGACCCCCGAGCAGGCGCTGGAGGATGATGCGCAGCAGTCGCTGCTGCATGACATCATTCCCGATGCCGGCCGCATCGAGGTGCTGGAAACGCGGCCCTACCGCATCCACAAGCGGCTCGCGTCGACCTATCGCAAAGGCCGTGTGCTGCTTGCGGGCGACGCCGCGCATCTCAACAGCCCGTCGGGCGGCATGGGCATGAACGGCGGCATCCATGACGCTTTCAGCCTCACCGAAAAGCTGATCGCCGTGCTTCAGGACGGCGCCGATGACAGTCTGCTCGATCGCTACGAGCGCCAGCGAAGGCCGATCGCCGAAGAGGAGATCATTCAGCAGGCGCATCGCAACCGCACGCGGATGCAGGAGCGCGATCCGGCGCGGCGGCGCGCCATGCTGGAAGATATGCAGCGGATGATCGACGATCCTGTGAAGCTCAAGGCTTATCTGATGAAATCGTCGATGATTGATGGGCTGCGCCGCGCCGCGGCCACGGTATGA
- the leuD gene encoding 3-isopropylmalate dehydratase small subunit, with translation MDKFSKLTGTACPINQPNLNTDQILPARYLKWTRAMGIGKVLFQDLRFDADGNEKPDFPINKPAWRNAKVVVGARNFGCGSSREAAVYALYDYGVRCVIAPSFGDIFSGNAVQNGLVTAIVTDDEAAEIMETLARTPELPVTVDLEQQTIVCGNKTYGFTIDPVRRMRLLNGWDDIALTESFRDRIASFKSSDRGKRPWAVPNTSA, from the coding sequence ATGGACAAGTTCTCAAAGCTCACCGGTACGGCCTGTCCGATCAACCAGCCGAACCTCAACACCGATCAGATTTTGCCGGCGCGCTACCTGAAATGGACGCGCGCCATGGGCATCGGCAAGGTGCTGTTCCAGGACTTGCGCTTCGACGCCGACGGCAACGAGAAGCCGGACTTTCCCATCAACAAGCCGGCCTGGCGCAACGCCAAGGTCGTGGTCGGCGCGCGCAACTTCGGCTGCGGCTCCTCGCGCGAGGCCGCGGTCTACGCGCTCTACGATTACGGCGTGCGCTGCGTGATCGCGCCGTCGTTCGGCGACATTTTCTCCGGCAACGCGGTGCAGAACGGTCTGGTGACCGCGATCGTCACCGACGACGAAGCCGCCGAGATCATGGAGACGCTCGCCCGCACGCCGGAGTTGCCGGTGACGGTCGACCTCGAACAGCAGACCATCGTCTGCGGCAACAAGACCTATGGCTTCACCATCGACCCGGTGCGACGGATGCGCCTGCTCAACGGCTGGGATGACATCGCGCTGACGGAAAGCTTCCGCGACCGCATCGCGTCATTCAAGTCAAGCGATCGAGGCAAACGGCCCTGGGCTGTGCCCAACACCAGCGCATGA
- the leuC gene encoding 3-isopropylmalate dehydratase large subunit, whose protein sequence is MSQPRTLVDKLWAAHEIVRREDGESLLWVDRHYVHEGSFHAFGKLAERGVPVAEPGLTFGVADHYVPTRGSRTDIANPEIARMVRQVEENTAKHNVKLFGLGDPRQGIVHVVGPEQGLTLPGLLIVCGDSHTSTHGALGAYAFGIGASEVAHVLMTQTIWQKKPKLMRVTVDGEAAPGISGKDIVLAIIAHIGTDGATGGALEFAGSAIRALSIEGRLTLCNMSIEAGARCGIVAPDETTFAYLKGRPYAPKGTDFDKAAEEWSAMTTDAGARFDKDVTLDAKAIAPIVTWGTSPEDALPIDASVPDPAREADEARAKYLRGALEYMGISPGKKLTDIAVDRVFIGSCTNSRIEDLRAAAAVLSGRTSKVPGLVSAGSTLIKQQAEQEGLDRIFRDAGLEWGESGCSMCVGINGDLVAPGERCASTTNRNFRGRQGPGARTHLMSPAMVAAAAVTGHLADVRPMLTGRKV, encoded by the coding sequence ATGAGCCAACCTCGAACCCTGGTCGACAAGCTCTGGGCCGCCCACGAAATCGTGCGGCGCGAAGACGGCGAGTCGCTGCTCTGGGTCGACCGGCACTACGTACACGAAGGCTCGTTTCACGCTTTTGGAAAGCTCGCCGAGCGGGGCGTGCCGGTGGCGGAGCCGGGGCTCACGTTTGGCGTCGCCGACCACTACGTGCCGACCCGCGGCTCGCGCACCGACATCGCCAATCCTGAGATCGCCCGCATGGTGCGCCAGGTCGAGGAGAACACCGCGAAGCACAACGTCAAGCTGTTCGGGCTCGGCGACCCACGGCAGGGCATCGTGCATGTGGTCGGTCCGGAGCAGGGCCTGACCTTGCCCGGTCTGCTGATCGTCTGCGGCGACAGCCACACCTCGACCCATGGCGCGCTCGGCGCCTATGCGTTCGGCATCGGCGCCTCCGAGGTGGCCCATGTGCTGATGACGCAGACCATCTGGCAGAAGAAGCCGAAGCTGATGCGCGTCACGGTCGACGGTGAGGCGGCGCCGGGGATTTCTGGCAAGGACATCGTGCTCGCAATCATCGCGCATATCGGGACGGATGGCGCCACTGGCGGTGCGCTGGAGTTCGCCGGCTCTGCGATCCGCGCGCTGTCGATCGAAGGCCGGCTCACGCTCTGCAACATGTCGATCGAAGCGGGTGCACGCTGCGGGATTGTCGCGCCGGACGAAACCACGTTTGCGTATCTGAAAGGCCGGCCCTATGCCCCCAAGGGCACGGACTTCGACAAGGCCGCCGAAGAGTGGTCGGCGATGACGACGGACGCGGGCGCCAGATTCGACAAGGACGTCACGCTCGACGCGAAGGCCATCGCGCCGATCGTGACCTGGGGAACCAGTCCCGAGGACGCGCTGCCGATCGACGCCAGCGTTCCCGATCCGGCGCGCGAGGCCGATGAGGCGCGCGCCAAGTATCTGCGCGGCGCGCTGGAATACATGGGCATCTCACCAGGCAAGAAGCTGACCGACATTGCGGTGGATCGCGTGTTCATCGGCTCGTGCACCAATTCCCGCATCGAGGACCTGCGTGCCGCGGCGGCCGTGCTTTCGGGCCGCACCAGCAAGGTGCCGGGGCTGGTCTCGGCGGGCTCGACGCTGATCAAGCAGCAGGCCGAGCAGGAGGGGCTCGATCGCATCTTCCGCGATGCCGGTCTCGAATGGGGCGAGTCCGGCTGCTCGATGTGCGTCGGCATCAACGGCGACCTCGTGGCGCCGGGCGAGCGTTGCGCGTCGACGACCAATCGCAATTTTCGCGGCCGCCAGGGCCCGGGCGCGCGCACGCATCTGATGTCGCCCGCGATGGTGGCGGCGGCGGCTGTAACAGGCCATCTCGCCGATGTGCGGCCGATGCTGACCGGCCGGAAGGTGTGA
- a CDS encoding GntR family transcriptional regulator: MAEGLSEGKSRRVYLVLRDRILSNALAPGARLPNENDLARFHRVSRVTVRRALAELEREKLIERRRSAGTRVIYQPASKPMTADISGVLANLTEMGELTSSELRSFGYVPASGPVAEALGIELGQHVQRSVRVRSVKGKPFSHLTAHVPEQIGMTYSKDELATQPLLALLERSGVQIERASQRISAALAMPDTARALKVRVGSPLIELVRTVFDRSGRCVEMLHALYRPDRYNFEMDLVRSGEANALTWAPDARINGRGKRARKPRAATNGRSAS, translated from the coding sequence ATGGCCGAGGGACTGAGCGAAGGCAAATCGCGGCGCGTCTACCTGGTGCTGCGCGATCGCATTCTCAGCAATGCTCTCGCGCCGGGCGCCCGGCTCCCCAACGAGAACGATTTGGCGCGGTTTCATCGCGTCTCGCGCGTCACGGTTCGTCGCGCGTTGGCCGAGCTCGAACGCGAGAAGCTGATCGAGCGCCGCCGCAGCGCCGGCACGCGGGTCATCTACCAGCCGGCATCCAAGCCGATGACGGCGGACATCAGCGGCGTGCTGGCCAATCTGACCGAAATGGGCGAGCTCACCTCCAGCGAATTGCGGTCTTTCGGCTACGTTCCCGCTTCCGGCCCGGTGGCCGAGGCGCTGGGAATAGAACTCGGCCAGCACGTCCAGCGCTCCGTCCGCGTGCGGTCCGTCAAGGGCAAGCCGTTTTCGCACCTGACGGCTCACGTGCCCGAGCAGATCGGCATGACCTATTCCAAGGACGAACTCGCCACCCAGCCGCTGCTCGCGTTGCTGGAGCGCTCGGGCGTGCAGATCGAGCGGGCGTCGCAGCGCATCAGCGCTGCGCTTGCCATGCCGGATACCGCTCGCGCGCTGAAGGTGCGGGTCGGCTCCCCGCTGATCGAACTGGTCCGGACAGTCTTCGACCGGAGCGGCCGCTGCGTGGAAATGCTGCACGCGCTTTACCGGCCAGACCGCTACAATTTTGAAATGGACCTTGTCCGGTCAGGGGAAGCAAATGCCTTAACCTGGGCGCCCGACGCCCGGATCAACGGCCGCGGAAAGCGAGCACGCAAACCGCGGGCTGCGACCAATGGGAGGAGCGCATCGTGA
- a CDS encoding ABC transporter substrate-binding protein, with the protein MTQGYKTFTRRRFLQTTALGAAAGAGVLHAPAVLRAQGAPVKIGVLHPVSGALAYSGQQGRIGAQFAIEEINAAGGIKSLGGAKIEPMLGDAQSTPEGGNAEVEKMNAAGVAAVVGGYASGICLAASQTAARYDLPYVVDVGVVDSIVTRGLKNTFRFGPGFGVIAKTALENLATINDQAGKPAKTVMIVHEDSAFGAGLAKLLNTQLPERGFQVLETISHPTPTRDFNNVALKIRAQNPDIVIPANYYNEYVLLARTMQQQRIRPKGIYSVLGGAASSYKFVKEFPEAAQYIMDCNHWFDPKNPKALALKKKIEDKGEFYTYEVYMNYSCVLLLADALERAASTDRAKIIAALESSTFSGHVMPYGPTKFVNGQNQGAAPVNTQVLGKDIQVILPAAFASAKAVFPMPPA; encoded by the coding sequence GTGACACAGGGCTACAAGACATTCACCCGCCGCCGGTTCCTGCAGACAACGGCGCTTGGCGCCGCCGCGGGCGCCGGCGTCCTGCATGCTCCAGCCGTGCTGCGCGCCCAGGGCGCACCCGTCAAGATCGGCGTGCTGCATCCGGTGTCCGGCGCGCTGGCCTATTCGGGCCAGCAGGGACGGATCGGCGCGCAGTTTGCCATCGAGGAGATCAACGCGGCCGGCGGTATCAAATCGCTCGGCGGCGCCAAGATCGAGCCGATGCTGGGCGACGCGCAGTCGACACCCGAAGGCGGCAACGCCGAGGTCGAGAAGATGAACGCGGCCGGCGTCGCCGCCGTGGTCGGCGGCTATGCCAGCGGTATCTGCCTTGCGGCGAGCCAGACCGCGGCGCGCTACGACCTGCCCTACGTCGTCGACGTCGGCGTGGTCGACAGCATCGTCACGCGCGGGTTGAAGAACACCTTCCGCTTCGGCCCGGGTTTCGGTGTCATCGCCAAGACCGCGCTCGAAAACCTCGCCACCATCAACGATCAGGCCGGCAAGCCCGCCAAGACCGTGATGATCGTGCACGAGGATTCGGCGTTCGGCGCCGGCCTGGCCAAGCTTCTGAACACACAACTGCCCGAGCGCGGCTTCCAGGTGCTCGAAACCATCTCGCATCCGACGCCGACCCGCGACTTCAACAACGTCGCGCTCAAGATCAGGGCGCAGAACCCGGACATCGTGATTCCGGCGAACTACTACAACGAATATGTGCTGCTCGCGCGCACCATGCAGCAGCAGCGCATCCGGCCGAAGGGCATCTATTCGGTGCTCGGCGGCGCCGCGTCATCCTACAAGTTCGTCAAGGAATTCCCGGAAGCCGCGCAGTACATCATGGACTGCAATCACTGGTTCGATCCGAAGAACCCGAAGGCCTTGGCGCTGAAAAAGAAGATCGAGGACAAGGGCGAGTTCTACACCTACGAAGTCTACATGAACTATTCCTGCGTCCTGCTGCTCGCCGACGCGCTGGAGCGCGCCGCAAGCACCGACCGCGCCAAGATCATCGCGGCGCTGGAGAGCTCGACCTTCAGCGGCCACGTCATGCCCTATGGGCCGACCAAGTTCGTCAACGGCCAGAACCAGGGCGCCGCGCCGGTCAACACCCAGGTGCTGGGGAAGGACATCCAGGTGATCCTGCCAGCCGCGTTCGCCTCGGCGAAAGCGGTGTTCCCGATGCCGCCGGCTTGA